Proteins encoded together in one Anoxybacillus flavithermus window:
- a CDS encoding ferritin: MLSEKLLNGLNEQMNFEFYSAHAYMAMAAYCSAEGLDGFANFFLVQAEEERFHAMKFYNFINALGERAIMTGFPSPNNEFTSVRDCFEKALAHEKEVTRRIYKLSDLALDEREHATMNFLKWFIDEQVEEESMFDTLIQKLKRIEGDSNSLFMLDNELAQRTFTPEP; encoded by the coding sequence TTGTTAAGTGAAAAATTGTTAAACGGACTGAATGAACAAATGAATTTCGAATTTTATTCCGCACATGCGTATATGGCGATGGCGGCATATTGCTCAGCGGAAGGATTGGATGGTTTCGCAAATTTCTTTTTAGTGCAAGCGGAAGAAGAACGTTTTCATGCGATGAAGTTTTACAACTTTATTAATGCGCTTGGCGAACGGGCCATTATGACAGGTTTTCCTTCACCGAACAACGAATTTACATCCGTTCGTGACTGCTTCGAAAAAGCGCTCGCTCATGAAAAAGAAGTGACGCGCCGCATTTATAAACTATCTGACTTAGCGTTAGATGAGCGTGAACACGCGACGATGAACTTTTTGAAATGGTTTATCGACGAACAAGTAGAAGAAGAGTCGATGTTTGATACGCTTATTCAAAAACTGAAACGCATCGAAGGCGACAGCAATTCGCTATTTATGCTCGACAACGAACTCGCACAACGTACATTTACACCAGAACCGTAA